The region ACTGCATACTACTTCTTCCAGTACATGTTCGGAACTATCTTGATAGTTTTCAGTGCAATTGGCTACAAACTGATATTCCGCACCAAACTGCGTGACCCTCGAACAGTTGACTTGCATACGGGGCGGCGGACTCTGGGGTTCGAGGAGATTAAGGAGCTGGACGAGTACAAAGCCATGCCTCGGTGGAGGAAATTCGTTTCATTCGTGCAGCTGTGGTAGCCCTATATCTAGTTATGTCTAGTGAATCTAGTCTATGCAGTCCTCCTATACTCAACCTCCCTATACCCATCCACCTCCCCACTGCCCAATTCCGTCCTCCtcaactcccactccccAAAATAATTCGGCTCCTCGCCAACCTTCTCAAACCCCAGACTCGCAAAAAGCTTCAAACTGCGCTCATTCGCCTGCCCAATCTTGACACTCAACGCCGCAaacttcatctccttcacctGACGAGCCCGAGCCCCCTCATCCCCGCTCACAAACTCccccaccacctccgcctctCGCTCAAGCACGTATCTCAAAAACGCAAGCAGCGCATCCCGCCCAAACCCCCTCCCTtggtccttcttctcagcgaTCATGAGCTCAATCTCGCCGATGACTTCGGGCGTGCAAACACCCGTGTCCCCGTCGTCGactcggaggaagaggtttATGTCCCCGATCATGCGCGCGGGGCTATCGTCTGCGTCTGTTAACTCTAGCTCCTGACCACCACTAGTATTAGTAGCAGtattactactagtagtgttggtgttgttgttcccCACAACAGGGCGACAGATAATAAAAGTGAGTTTATCGGCGTCATTCCGCCACGACTGCTGCATGGCGTATTCCTCGTCCAGGCTTAGTGGCTCCGAGGCTGTTGCTTGTTGTATTTCCTACTGCATGTTAGATTGTTTGCTCTTTATGTGTTATTGGGTGTTATTTGGGCACCTCGTCTTTCATCCACTCGTGATACCGCGGGACGTGCCATTTTGAGTACGGCACCAGCAGGACTTTTGGAGTGGAGATGGCTATTGGGAGTTAGTGTAGTATGATAATACGCAGTGTTGGAGATAGTTACGGACCAGTTGTGGTGTTTAGGAGCATGGTTGGTTTGTTTTAGGGGGTCAGTGTTGAAGTGGTGAGGAAAATAAAAGGAAATGCAGTGCGAAATGGCGGAGGTGGGGCCGAATAAGGAACAAGTAACAACGGAGCAGTATTATATACTTCAGTATGCAATTAATAGAGATGTTTTGATAACTTGGACGATAATTCTATCTTGCAGTAATTTGTGGGCCGAGGACTGTACGTATATTCGCATTAGCAGCGTGTTtcaattatatatagttattctCCCCGCCAGTTAGCCAAGAGCATAGTTTGTTGTCAATAGGCTTTAGGGCTTAAATCTAAACATCCCAACTCAATTTCCATTAAAGTTTTATCCTCTGATTATCTTAGTGCTGATgttccagcaacaagccCTAGGCCGACTCGGCCATCGGAGAAGATCGCAAGATGGTGGGGAAGAAGTTAAGAACCGCCATAATTGATGGACATCCCGAACTGACTCAGCGGGGTTCATGCAACTAACTACCTACTAACTGCCTTAGTAGGCCCCAAAGCTCTTGGAGAGTACGTAGTCTCTCTATCCCCCGTTTTCGCATGGTGGGGTTAGGGTCGAAGCGATCTCCCCACCGGGTGGGAAGCCGTTAGATGATGTCGCATGTCCTGCGGTGGGGGTCAACAAGTATCCTTACGCACGGTACGTATAACGTGGTCTTGTCACGCTGGaatacttaatttattacAATGGCATTTCCGAACCGCCCTCAGTTCTCTGGGTTCATGAGGCCCTGCAGGGCGGAAGGGGGAGCACCCAATTTACAGGTCCTGGGGGAGATTCCGAAAGAAATCGATGGTGTCTTTTACAGGGTTATGCCGGATCCCCAGCTTCCTCCGTTTATTGACGATGATCCTGTAAGTACTACAGTGTCTCCTGGGGGCTGCCTGTCTTATCATAGAACTAAGAGGTAACAGTGGTTCAACGGCGATGGCAACATCTCAGCATTCCGTATCAAGGACGGCAAGGTCTCGTTCCAGCAGCGCTACGTGAGGACGGAAAAGTTCATGCGTGAGCGAAAGGCGCAGCAGGCGCTTATTGGTTAGCTGACCTTTCCTACCCTAATCTCCAGTTG is a window of Aspergillus puulaauensis MK2 DNA, chromosome 4, nearly complete sequence DNA encoding:
- a CDS encoding uncharacterized protein (COG:G;~EggNog:ENOG410PP4B;~InterPro:IPR000182,IPR039135,IPR016181;~PFAM:PF13302;~go_function: GO:0008080 - N-acetyltransferase activity [Evidence IEA];~go_function: GO:0016747 - transferase activity, transferring acyl groups other than amino-acyl groups [Evidence IEA]), encoding MLLNTTTAISTPKVLLVPYSKWHVPRYHEWMKDEEIQQATASEPLSLDEEYAMQQSWRNDADKLTFIICRPVVGNNNTNTTSSNTATNTSGGQELELTDADDSPARMIGDINLFLRVDDGDTGVCTPEVIGEIELMIAEKKDQGRGFGRDALLAFLRYVLEREAEVVGEFVSGDEGARARQVKEMKFAALSVKIGQANERSLKLFASLGFEKVGEEPNYFGEWELRRTELGSGEVDGYREVEYRRTA